One segment of Clarias gariepinus isolate MV-2021 ecotype Netherlands chromosome 6, CGAR_prim_01v2, whole genome shotgun sequence DNA contains the following:
- the rps10 gene encoding 40S ribosomal protein S10 — protein MLMPKKNRIAIYELLFKEGVMVAKKDVHLAKHPELADKNVPNLHVMKAMQSLKSCGYVKEQFAWRHFYWYLTNEGIQYLRDFLHLPPEIVPATLRRQTRPETARPRPKGMEGERPARLNRGEGDRDAYRRSAAQPGADKKAEAGAGAATEFQFRGGFGRGRGQQPQ, from the exons ATGTTGATGCCCAAAAAGAATCGCATTGCCATCTACGAGCTCCTCTTTAAAGAGGGTGTGATGGTGGCTAAGAAGGATGTGCATCTGGCCAAGCACCCGGAGCTCGCCGACAAAAACGTGCCCAACCTTCATGTAATGAAGGCCATGCAG TCTCTGAAGTCCTGCGGATATGTCAAGGAGCAGTTTGCATGGCGCCACTTCTACTGGTATTTGACCAACGAGGGCATCCAGTACCTGAGGGATTTCCTGCACCTGCCCCCTGAGATTGTACCTGCCACTCTTCGCCGCCAGACTCGTCCCGAAACCGCCAGGCCCCGCCCCAAGG gtatggagggagagagaccaGCACGTCTAAATCGtggagagggagacagagatgCCTACAGGCGATCTGCAGCTCAGC ctggaGCAGACAAGAAGGCTGAAGCAGGTGCAGGAGCAGCTACAGAATTTCAGTTT AGAGGTGGCTTCGGGCGTGGCAGAGGACAGCAGCCACAGTAA